The following proteins come from a genomic window of Nitrospinota bacterium:
- the gap gene encoding type I glyceraldehyde-3-phosphate dehydrogenase, producing MAIKVGINGFGRIGRNILRAALHDKNIDFLAVNDLTNPETLAHLFKYDSVLGNLPDEVTVEGDVIKVAGRKIKVLSERDPAALPWGKMGVDIVVESTGFFTKRADAQKHIDAGAKKVIISAPAKDEDITIVLGVNEGKYDKAKHHVVSNASCTTNCLAPVVKVLIEKFGFVSGQMTTIHSYTNDQNVLDFPHSDLRRARAAALSMIPTTTGAAKAVGLVLPEVKGKLDGLAIRVPTPNVSLIDLVCVVEKETTADEVNAALKSASGGALKGYLEYCELPLVSKDFQGNPASSVVDSLSTKVMNKTLVKVLAWYDNELGYSNRVVDLVKFMAGKGL from the coding sequence ATGGCAATAAAGGTAGGCATAAACGGTTTCGGACGAATCGGACGAAATATCCTTCGTGCCGCGTTACATGATAAAAATATTGATTTTCTGGCGGTAAACGACCTGACCAATCCTGAAACCCTTGCCCACCTGTTTAAATATGACTCGGTACTTGGCAACCTACCGGACGAAGTAACCGTTGAAGGTGATGTTATCAAGGTAGCTGGCCGCAAGATCAAGGTGTTAAGCGAGCGCGATCCCGCGGCTCTTCCATGGGGAAAAATGGGGGTTGATATCGTTGTCGAGTCGACCGGATTTTTCACAAAACGCGCTGACGCTCAAAAGCATATTGACGCCGGCGCGAAAAAGGTGATCATCTCGGCCCCGGCGAAGGATGAGGACATAACCATTGTGCTTGGGGTCAACGAGGGGAAGTACGATAAAGCAAAGCATCATGTTGTTTCAAATGCTTCATGCACGACCAACTGTCTTGCGCCGGTCGTTAAGGTACTTATAGAAAAATTTGGATTTGTTTCTGGCCAGATGACTACGATTCATTCCTATACAAATGACCAGAACGTGCTCGATTTTCCACATAGCGATTTGAGGAGAGCGCGAGCGGCCGCTCTTTCCATGATACCGACTACGACAGGCGCCGCGAAGGCGGTCGGTCTTGTTTTGCCGGAAGTGAAAGGGAAGCTCGATGGTCTTGCCATAAGGGTCCCAACGCCGAACGTATCGCTGATCGACCTTGTATGCGTGGTAGAAAAGGAGACCACCGCTGATGAGGTGAACGCCGCACTGAAATCCGCTTCCGGCGGCGCGTTGAAAGGATACCTGGAATATTGCGAATTGCCGCTTGTCTCGAAGGATTTCCAGGGGAATCCCGCTTCTTCGGTAGTAGATTCACTCTCTACGAAAGTGATGAACAAGACACTGGTCAAAGTTCTCGCGTGGTACGACAACGAGCTGGGGTATTCGAACCGGGTTGTTGACCTGGTGAAATTCATGGCGGGCAAGGGTCTATGA
- a CDS encoding phosphoglycerate kinase, with translation MNNKLCLSDIDVEGKRCFVRTDFNVPLDEFQNITDDTRIRASLPTINHLIDSGAKIILASHLGRPKGKRNPLMSLKPVRARLSRLLKQEVKFVEECIGPEVDKEVADLKEGEVLLLENLRFYKEETDNDPEFSKKLASLADLYINDAFGSAHRAHASTEGITKFMKISACGFLMKKEIDYFHRAVSDPAHPVVAIVGGAKASTKIAVLLNLLEKVDKLIVGGGLAFTFLKARGREIGNNILEEEMLPDVRKIMDKAKERGVKFYLPVDFVVAEKIDPRAQTKVVTSQEIPENWVAPDIGPASVKLFSEALQDARTIIWNGPMGVFEMDIFSRGTMGIVSAVSNAYATTIVGGGDTDVAVHRAGAEDSISFISTGGGAFLELLEGKVLPALAALTDNPDKKH, from the coding sequence ATGAACAACAAGCTCTGCCTTAGCGATATTGATGTAGAGGGGAAACGCTGTTTTGTCCGCACCGATTTCAATGTGCCCCTCGACGAGTTTCAGAACATCACAGATGACACAAGGATAAGGGCATCGCTTCCTACGATTAACCACCTTATAGACAGCGGAGCGAAGATAATTCTGGCATCCCACCTTGGCAGACCGAAGGGGAAGAGAAATCCGTTGATGAGCCTGAAGCCGGTAAGGGCGAGACTTTCTCGTCTTCTCAAGCAGGAGGTAAAATTCGTTGAGGAGTGCATCGGCCCGGAGGTGGACAAAGAGGTAGCCGATTTGAAGGAGGGGGAAGTGCTCCTTTTGGAGAACCTCAGGTTCTACAAGGAGGAGACCGATAATGATCCTGAGTTTTCCAAAAAGCTTGCCTCATTGGCGGATCTGTATATAAACGACGCATTTGGTTCCGCTCATCGCGCACACGCCTCCACCGAGGGGATAACGAAGTTCATGAAGATATCGGCATGCGGCTTTCTGATGAAGAAGGAGATAGATTATTTTCACAGGGCGGTCTCCGATCCCGCGCATCCAGTGGTGGCGATCGTCGGGGGGGCGAAGGCTTCCACCAAGATAGCGGTTCTGCTGAACCTTCTTGAGAAGGTGGACAAACTGATAGTCGGCGGGGGCCTTGCCTTTACTTTTCTCAAGGCGCGGGGACGTGAGATAGGGAACAATATCCTTGAAGAGGAGATGCTACCAGACGTTAGAAAGATCATGGATAAGGCGAAAGAGCGTGGTGTGAAATTCTACCTCCCCGTCGATTTTGTCGTTGCCGAGAAGATAGATCCCAGGGCTCAGACAAAGGTTGTCACTTCGCAGGAGATTCCGGAGAATTGGGTGGCCCCTGATATTGGACCGGCGTCGGTTAAGCTTTTCTCGGAGGCACTACAGGACGCGCGAACGATTATCTGGAACGGCCCGATGGGGGTATTCGAGATGGACATTTTTTCCAGGGGGACAATGGGGATTGTCTCCGCGGTGTCGAACGCTTATGCCACGACAATCGTAGGGGGGGGCGATACCGATGTTGCGGTACATCGCGCCGGCGCCGAAGACAGCATCTCCTTCATATCCACAGGGGGGGGAGCCTTTCTGGAGCTTCTTGAGGGGAAAGTTCTTCCGGCTTTGGCCGCACTTACGGATAATCCGGATAAAAAGCATTGA
- a CDS encoding GAF domain-containing protein — MSENKKNLRESDLTKITNGEVKKERRRENQKFLDSYARYFDNQIKKLSDIGIALSSEKNLDKLLEMILNEAMSFTSADAGTLYTKEGEALVFKIMVNNTFKTRSGGTSGTPITLPPVNLVRENVSAYSAITGETVNIPDVYTAKEFDFTGPRKYDAATGYKSTSMLVVPMKNQDNEIIGVLQLLNATDTLTETVIPFPDDKVSLTESLASQAAVAITNAQLIQGMENLFNSFVKVMATAIDERSPYTGGHIRRVAELGELMCDVINKSNAGKFKNITFTPEERKEILIAGWMHDVGKITTPVHIMDKSTKLETISDKVELVKARFMLIETVLRAEWLEKKVELLQNGNSGEEIQKGEENLGATLEELRDDLEFIVKSNTGGEFMSDDKVERIRNIGTKTFTHNGETSNYLSESEIENLSIRKGTLLESERKLMQDHVSVTLKMLNQIPFTKHLRNVPLFAGSHHECVDGSGYPLGLKGDDLPLGGRILNLVDFYEALSASDRPYKKKMPIEKVISILQAEADHGKIDSDLLALFLKERVWETYEKMEAEKKKNAAAEAGESESSETGSVDEVESDTAEKAKLA, encoded by the coding sequence ATGTCGGAAAATAAAAAGAATTTGAGGGAGTCGGACCTTACAAAGATCACTAACGGGGAAGTGAAAAAGGAACGACGCAGGGAAAACCAGAAATTTCTTGATTCCTACGCCAGGTATTTCGACAATCAGATAAAAAAACTCTCCGACATCGGGATTGCGCTTTCATCAGAAAAGAATCTCGATAAACTCCTTGAAATGATCCTGAATGAGGCGATGTCGTTTACCAGCGCCGATGCTGGAACCCTTTACACCAAAGAGGGGGAGGCGCTTGTCTTCAAGATAATGGTGAACAATACTTTCAAGACGCGGTCCGGGGGGACTTCCGGCACGCCGATTACGCTGCCTCCGGTTAATCTCGTGAGGGAGAACGTATCCGCATACTCCGCCATTACCGGCGAAACGGTAAATATACCGGATGTTTACACAGCAAAAGAGTTCGATTTCACCGGTCCCAGGAAATACGACGCCGCGACAGGATACAAATCTACCTCCATGCTGGTGGTACCTATGAAGAATCAGGATAACGAGATCATAGGTGTTCTCCAGCTTTTAAATGCAACCGACACATTGACGGAAACGGTCATCCCTTTTCCTGACGATAAGGTGTCGCTTACGGAATCGCTTGCTTCTCAGGCCGCTGTAGCGATCACCAACGCCCAGCTTATACAGGGAATGGAAAACCTCTTTAATTCGTTCGTAAAGGTTATGGCTACCGCGATCGACGAAAGGTCGCCATACACCGGCGGCCATATCAGGAGGGTCGCCGAGCTGGGTGAGTTGATGTGCGATGTAATTAACAAATCCAACGCCGGAAAATTCAAGAACATAACCTTTACCCCTGAGGAGCGCAAAGAGATACTGATAGCAGGGTGGATGCACGATGTTGGCAAGATCACCACTCCGGTGCATATCATGGACAAATCCACAAAGCTGGAAACGATAAGCGACAAGGTGGAACTGGTAAAGGCCAGGTTCATGCTTATCGAGACGGTATTGCGAGCTGAGTGGCTCGAAAAGAAGGTTGAACTTCTTCAGAACGGCAATTCAGGCGAGGAGATTCAAAAAGGAGAAGAGAACCTGGGGGCGACACTCGAAGAGCTTCGCGACGACCTTGAGTTTATTGTCAAGTCGAATACCGGCGGGGAGTTCATGTCCGATGACAAGGTGGAGAGAATAAGGAACATAGGGACAAAGACGTTCACCCACAACGGTGAGACCTCCAATTACCTTTCGGAGTCCGAAATTGAAAATCTCAGCATCAGGAAAGGTACCCTGCTGGAATCCGAAAGAAAACTGATGCAGGATCACGTATCGGTCACGCTCAAGATGCTTAACCAGATCCCATTCACGAAACACCTGCGCAATGTGCCGCTTTTTGCGGGGTCGCATCATGAGTGTGTGGACGGCAGTGGATATCCTCTCGGATTGAAGGGGGACGATCTACCGCTTGGTGGACGTATCCTCAATCTTGTCGATTTCTATGAGGCTCTGTCAGCCTCCGACCGCCCGTATAAGAAGAAAATGCCGATCGAAAAGGTCATCTCCATTCTTCAGGCGGAGGCCGACCATGGGAAGATAGATTCCGACCTCCTGGCGCTTTTCCTCAAGGAAAGGGTTTGGGAAACCTATGAAAAAATGGAAGCGGAAAAGAAGAAAAATGCCGCTGCCGAAGCAGGTGAAAGCGAGTCTTCCGAAACAGGCAGTGTAGATGAAGTTGAAAGCGATACCGCCGAGAAGGCGAAACTGGCATAA
- a CDS encoding 1-acyl-sn-glycerol-3-phosphate acyltransferase — protein MFSTLKDFLLNVWRFLAYFVMDLILHVVYRAGSIGSENIPKSGGVFIASNHLSGMDIPIIPYFAVSRFSSRKFYSPGKEELFRFLPAALLFKSLRAFPIKRKSRDVAGMQRIIDLVKDNIVVIYPEGTRSRDGILKPGQPGMGRLIYESKVNVVPTLVINTNRLFKGKLPNFSQRMYVVFGKPLNLEPYFSREGTKDNFRQIVKYLMDEIAKLKEEYRHLDSMPHISSEKPGGQEQGNSDA, from the coding sequence GTGTTCTCCACTTTGAAAGATTTTCTCCTCAATGTCTGGCGCTTTCTCGCCTACTTTGTGATGGATCTCATCCTGCACGTTGTATATCGAGCTGGTTCAATAGGGTCGGAAAATATTCCAAAAAGCGGCGGAGTGTTCATAGCTTCAAATCATCTGTCGGGGATGGATATACCGATAATCCCCTACTTCGCTGTGAGCCGCTTCTCCTCAAGAAAATTCTACAGCCCCGGCAAAGAGGAACTGTTCAGGTTTCTTCCGGCGGCGCTTCTCTTCAAATCACTCCGCGCGTTTCCGATAAAGCGAAAGAGCAGGGATGTCGCGGGGATGCAGAGAATAATCGATTTGGTGAAGGATAATATCGTTGTCATATATCCCGAAGGGACCCGTTCAAGGGACGGGATACTGAAACCGGGCCAGCCTGGAATGGGGCGGCTCATTTACGAATCGAAAGTAAATGTTGTCCCAACGCTGGTTATAAATACCAACAGGCTCTTCAAGGGGAAGCTCCCGAATTTCTCACAGAGAATGTATGTCGTTTTCGGCAAGCCGCTGAACCTGGAGCCTTATTTCAGCCGTGAAGGGACAAAAGACAATTTCAGGCAGATAGTAAAATATCTGATGGACGAGATAGCGAAACTCAAGGAAGAGTATCGGCATCTGGATAGCATGCCGCATATTTCAAGCGAGAAACCAGGCGGCCAGGAGCAGGGAAATAGTGACGCCTGA
- a CDS encoding 1-acyl-sn-glycerol-3-phosphate acyltransferase, translated as MIVFLQNLFRFIVFFFVDFFYRLVFRSYVIGTENIPRNGGALIAPNHISGWDVFIVPYFALNRFSSRQMWAPAKEELFSFPPMGWVLHILRAFPVRRKKSDYASRDRTAEITRDHLVMIFPEGTRSKNGKLGRGRPGVGKIIWDSRVPVIPTLVINTNYCVIPGLFMLNFFQKLYVVYGKPLDFSRFWGREDTKETSQEVADYLMKEIARMKEEYKHLDSTHEWIKRRVEAKYRRYEEKIKMMDDADSGG; from the coding sequence GTGATTGTATTCCTTCAAAACCTCTTCAGGTTTATTGTCTTCTTTTTCGTCGACTTCTTTTACAGGCTCGTTTTCAGATCCTACGTTATCGGTACTGAAAATATCCCAAGGAACGGAGGAGCGCTTATTGCCCCGAATCATATCTCCGGCTGGGATGTTTTTATTGTCCCATATTTCGCGCTGAACAGATTTTCATCCCGCCAGATGTGGGCCCCGGCCAAGGAGGAGCTATTCAGTTTTCCGCCGATGGGGTGGGTGCTGCACATACTCCGGGCGTTCCCTGTGAGGAGGAAGAAGAGCGATTACGCCTCCCGCGACAGGACCGCCGAGATAACGCGGGATCACTTGGTGATGATCTTCCCGGAAGGAACGCGCTCGAAGAACGGAAAGCTGGGCCGTGGGCGCCCCGGCGTGGGAAAGATCATCTGGGATTCGCGGGTGCCGGTAATACCGACACTTGTAATAAATACGAATTACTGTGTGATACCGGGACTCTTCATGCTCAATTTCTTTCAAAAGCTCTACGTGGTTTACGGAAAGCCTCTCGATTTTTCGAGATTTTGGGGGAGAGAGGATACAAAGGAGACATCGCAGGAGGTTGCCGATTATCTAATGAAAGAGATTGCCAGAATGAAGGAGGAGTACAAGCATCTCGACTCAACGCATGAATGGATAAAGCGGCGAGTTGAAGCGAAGTACAGAAGATATGAGGAAAAGATTAAGATGATGGACGATGCGGATAGCGGGGGTTGA
- a CDS encoding ribonuclease HII, producing MRIAGVDEAGRGPLAGPVVASAVILNGGKPPHPLVDSKSIGEERRERIFDWLFECGAEIGIGIVEHDEIDRINILQASLLAMKKAVEMISPMPEMLQIDGQFTISGFSGDIRQEAVIKGDTKIEAISAASIVAKVTRDRIMKKYHEEYPQYGFAKHKGYPTASHKKAIAEHGPSPIHRLSFRGVKGI from the coding sequence ATGCGGATAGCGGGGGTTGACGAGGCGGGGCGAGGTCCTCTCGCGGGTCCGGTGGTCGCTTCCGCTGTCATCCTGAACGGGGGGAAGCCTCCTCATCCGCTTGTCGATTCGAAGAGTATCGGCGAGGAGCGGAGGGAAAGGATATTCGACTGGCTGTTCGAATGCGGAGCCGAGATCGGCATCGGCATTGTGGAACATGATGAGATAGACAGAATAAACATTCTTCAGGCGTCTCTCCTGGCGATGAAAAAAGCGGTGGAGATGATAAGTCCAATGCCGGAAATGCTGCAAATCGACGGACAGTTTACTATCAGCGGTTTCAGCGGGGATATCAGGCAGGAGGCTGTCATAAAAGGTGATACGAAGATAGAGGCTATCTCGGCGGCATCCATCGTTGCGAAGGTGACCCGTGACAGGATAATGAAAAAATATCACGAAGAGTATCCTCAATACGGCTTTGCCAAACACAAGGGGTATCCGACAGCATCTCATAAAAAGGCGATCGCCGAACATGGTCCCTCTCCGATCCACAGGCTGAGTTTCAGAGGCGTGAAAGGTATATAG
- a CDS encoding YraN family protein — protein sequence MAGFLSRLARLAALEFGKSSEDMAARKMRKSGYRIIDRNFSCREGEIDVIAEQDGCLVFCEVKGRRNSNFGSALEGITPAKIRKIKKAAEVYIARNGLHEQDCRFDVVTIDESEGELKLEIIPNAF from the coding sequence ATGGCGGGATTCTTGTCGCGTCTGGCGAGGCTGGCAGCACTTGAGTTCGGCAAGAGTTCGGAGGATATGGCGGCGCGGAAAATGAGGAAATCAGGCTACAGGATCATTGACAGGAATTTCAGTTGCCGCGAAGGGGAGATAGATGTAATTGCCGAGCAGGATGGATGCCTGGTTTTTTGCGAGGTTAAGGGGAGAAGAAACTCAAATTTCGGCTCCGCGCTGGAGGGGATTACCCCGGCGAAAATCAGAAAAATAAAAAAGGCGGCGGAGGTGTATATCGCCAGGAACGGACTTCATGAACAGGACTGCAGGTTCGACGTGGTTACGATAGATGAGTCCGAAGGGGAGCTGAAGTTGGAGATAATCCCCAACGCGTTCTAG
- a CDS encoding FprA family A-type flavoprotein encodes MKTYELFNKKGRRWLFFGRDPDKKDIVIDTNEYLIMENGKGLLLDPGGMEIFPPVLSTISREIKMDDIEILFCSHQDPDICSSLSLWFGVCKNMKVYVPSIWSLFIPHFGSDRTLYQIPDAGMTLPLGGSDELQLIPAHYCHSSGNFSLYDPTAKILFSGDIGAALLPKDNSGIFVEDFDRHVQYIEGFHKRWMPSKTAKNQWIERVRKLDINMMCPQHGAIYKKAEAEKFLDWFEELEVGSAENI; translated from the coding sequence ATTAAAACCTATGAACTTTTTAATAAAAAAGGGAGACGCTGGCTCTTTTTTGGACGCGACCCCGATAAAAAAGATATTGTCATAGATACAAATGAATATCTCATCATGGAAAACGGAAAAGGGCTTCTGCTGGATCCGGGCGGCATGGAGATATTCCCTCCCGTTTTATCAACCATCTCCCGCGAAATAAAAATGGACGACATCGAAATTCTCTTCTGCTCGCACCAGGACCCGGATATATGTTCCTCTCTTTCCCTCTGGTTCGGAGTCTGCAAGAACATGAAAGTTTATGTTCCTTCGATATGGTCGCTGTTCATTCCCCACTTCGGGAGTGACAGAACTCTCTACCAGATACCGGACGCAGGGATGACCCTCCCGCTTGGCGGAAGCGACGAATTACAACTGATCCCTGCGCACTACTGCCACTCTTCTGGCAACTTTTCACTCTACGACCCCACTGCGAAGATCCTGTTCAGCGGAGATATAGGGGCGGCGCTTTTGCCAAAGGATAACAGCGGCATCTTTGTTGAAGATTTCGATAGACATGTCCAGTACATTGAAGGATTCCACAAGCGATGGATGCCTTCAAAGACAGCAAAAAACCAATGGATAGAACGGGTGAGAAAACTCGATATAAACATGATGTGCCCCCAGCATGGCGCGATATATAAAAAAGCCGAAGCGGAAAAGTTCCTGGACTGGTTCGAAGAACTAGAGGTAGGCTCCGCGGAAAATATCTGA